The proteins below come from a single Mytilus edulis chromosome 5, xbMytEdul2.2, whole genome shotgun sequence genomic window:
- the LOC139525142 gene encoding tonsoku-like protein, giving the protein MARNRSPGKKYDCLKIQNLMELNLSYNSLGDSSCQSLASIVTHLPMLNTLSLSSCDFTAKLFQQHRISLMESLLNCQLQNLDVSHNQFGMLGIELLLKTINPATMWSLNIDSTLTSAPQSYFLLHIQNFLSKDKCSLQDLNLSGCHLSTDHTDFLVSIPIAGKSLTSLNLSDNPKLDNSVVTRVLEVASTNNTHLEKITAEGCGIVSPLDTMFLDAISDKLMSDYSLKFISFTCRNLDKVDVDSLSQIWTEHWKDSAQIQISSSLVRLSVSST; this is encoded by the exons aatttaatGGAGTTGAATTTGAGTTACAATTCTCTAGGAGATTCCAGCTGCCAATCACTGGCTAGTATAGTGACACACCTACCTATGCTGAACACATTGTCTTTATCCTCTTGTGATTTTACTGCTAAATTGTTCCAGCAACACAGAATTAGCCTGATGGAAAGCTTACTGA attgtcAGTTGCAGAATTTGGATGTCTCTCATAACCAATTTGGTATGCTTGGTATAGAATTATTGTTAAAGACCATCAATCCTGCAACCATGTGGTCATTGAACATCGACAGCACACTAACATCTGCACCACAATCTTATTTCTTGTTACATATACAGAACTTTTTGTCAAAG GATAAATGTAGCCTCCAAGATTTAAATCTATCTGGATGTCACTTGTCTACAGACCATACAGACTTCCTTGTTAG CATTCCAATAGCTGGTAAAAGTCTCacctcattaaatctgtcagatAATCCAAAATTAGACAATAGTGTTGTAACACGAGTATTAGAAGTGGCCTCGACAAACAACACACACTTGGAAAAGATTACGGCAGAAGGTTGTGGCATCGTATCACCATTGGATACCATGTTTCTAGATGCCATAAGTGACAAATTAATGTCTGATTATTCTCTTAAATTTATTAGTTTTACATGTAGAAATTTGGACAAAGTTGATGTAGATAGTTTATCCCAGATTTGGACAGAACATTGGAAAGATTCAGCACAAATTCAAATTAGCAGTTCCTTAGTTAGATTGAGTGTATCTAGTAcataa